In the Campylobacter showae genome, one interval contains:
- a CDS encoding DUF945 family protein, giving the protein MKKLLIVLVIIAGVVFGGLKFNANKVEEKYNEALNLIKANGMEVKNSVFEGGLLKSHANYDVVLSKNYINELVSLGEEYGAPEDLMIKIDMNISHGFDSLLGKFEVAGDAEFLNDPYKNFIKEIFDTTRPIKFHADGASGGDKKFVFELVGVQKEQDGNKLNLAKSLLNFDINGEKKITGASFVNDFIDFASKQGVAIKIKNIDYDVKYETPIELNMISKALVNSTYKFELGAIDVISGAEALQIGKITSDSKLTVLSDTLTQDDTSTIEKIKYAKYEFKDFLIKTKFTNLDKAAFEDIINAKGEPEAQLAAIMQALDKFIKRAPKLTFENLNFKNAAGKSYASNFEFSIDPDGVDSQNFLDNIPTAINFSGKIELDTTPGEFIFGSGEEKEGINAMLVNGGLFKENGGKYVTIFKYNKRTQDLIFNENLSLKSLFQ; this is encoded by the coding sequence ATGAAAAAGTTACTCATTGTATTGGTGATTATAGCCGGCGTGGTTTTTGGCGGGCTAAAATTTAACGCAAACAAGGTGGAGGAAAAATATAACGAGGCTTTGAATCTAATCAAAGCAAACGGTATGGAGGTCAAAAATAGCGTATTTGAGGGCGGTCTACTAAAGTCGCACGCAAACTACGACGTGGTTTTGTCTAAAAACTACATAAACGAGCTCGTCTCTCTTGGCGAAGAGTACGGCGCGCCAGAGGATCTAATGATAAAAATCGACATGAATATCTCGCATGGATTTGATAGCTTGCTGGGTAAATTTGAAGTCGCGGGCGATGCCGAGTTTTTAAACGACCCGTATAAAAATTTCATCAAAGAGATATTTGATACGACTAGACCTATCAAATTTCACGCGGACGGCGCTTCGGGCGGAGATAAAAAATTCGTCTTTGAGCTAGTCGGAGTGCAAAAAGAACAAGACGGCAATAAACTAAATCTCGCCAAATCGCTTTTAAATTTTGACATAAACGGCGAAAAGAAAATAACCGGAGCTTCTTTCGTAAACGATTTTATCGACTTTGCTAGCAAACAAGGCGTCGCTATAAAGATCAAAAATATCGACTACGACGTGAAGTACGAAACGCCGATCGAGCTTAATATGATTTCAAAAGCGCTCGTAAATAGCACTTATAAATTTGAACTTGGCGCTATAGACGTGATTTCGGGCGCAGAGGCTCTGCAAATCGGAAAGATAACGAGCGACTCCAAGCTAACCGTGCTAAGCGATACTCTAACACAGGACGATACGAGCACGATAGAGAAGATAAAATATGCAAAATATGAATTTAAAGACTTTTTGATCAAAACGAAATTTACAAATTTAGATAAAGCCGCGTTTGAAGATATTATTAACGCCAAGGGAGAGCCTGAAGCTCAGCTTGCGGCTATAATGCAAGCACTTGATAAATTTATAAAAAGAGCTCCGAAGCTTACCTTTGAAAATTTAAATTTTAAAAATGCGGCCGGCAAGAGTTATGCCTCAAATTTTGAGTTTTCTATCGACCCGGACGGGGTAGATAGTCAAAATTTTCTTGACAATATCCCGACTGCTATAAATTTTAGCGGCAAAATTGAGCTTGATACGACGCCGGGAGAGTTTATATTCGGCAGCGGCGAGGAAAAAGAGGGAATAAATGCAATGCTCGTAAACGGCGGACTATTTAAAGAAAACGGCGGCAAATACGTAACTATTTTTAAATACAATAAAAGAACGCAAGATTTAATCTTTAACGAAAATTTATCTCTAAAATCTCTTTTTCAATAA